A segment of the Aureliella helgolandensis genome:
CGGCGAGTCACAAGTCGCGCATTGCAAGAGTTTGGAGCTGAAACTTTGTGATAGATTTGCTTGGTACAACGCCTCCCGTCTTAGCGGTGAGCAAGCGGGACAGTGTCCAGAAAGCTTGTCCCAATCCCACAGGTCCACCGTCAGAATCGCTTGGGAATTAGCGACATGTCGCTGCATCACCAACTCGAGAGAGCGGGCCGTGGGCGGCGTGAACATACCACGCTGCTGGAGCATTTCCAGTGCGCCATTGCCGCCACGAACTGGTATGACGCTAATATGTCGCACTCCCGCTTCATTGGCGAAGTCAATCGAGCGGCTGCACCATTGAACTCCCTCCTCTTCACTCAAGCCTGGTGGTCGTAAGAGAATAAACGTGCGGATGTCAATCTGATGCGACAGCAGCCACTGGCACGCGCGTTGGAAATCGGCAGTCGTCATCTGCTTATTGAGCGCTGGCAAGACCTCCGGATGAATGGTCTCAAGCCCCATGGCAACCTCCAGCTGGCCATTGATTTGTTGTGCAAACTCGGCCACCGGACGACCGATCAAACGCGGGTGGTTTTCGACGACGACCCGGTGAAACGGCGCCACTTGCTCAGCGATCCGCGGGAGATCGTCCTGCGGAACGTTGAAGGTGGAGAAGAAATTGCTAGCGTTGTACAGCTTGACCCACTGTTCCGATGTTGGAGTTCCCTGCATGTCCGCTTGCAATTGTGCCATTGCTGTGTCGATTTGCGCTGGCAACACACCAGTCGGTGTCGCCTGCTCGTGGGTGAATTTCCAAAGATCGCACATCAGGCATCGAAATTGGCATTCACTGCCACGCAGGAAGATCGTTTGCACATCGACCTGCTTCCCGAGTTTATCGGCGGCCTCACGCTCCCAAACCGCATCCAGGGGCGTTGCACCGGCGGCAGGACGCAGGACACTCGGCCGCAAGCTCTCGATGGAACGACGATCAAGTTGCGGAAGAGATTGCATAGAATTGAAGTGAATGCTGACGGCAGAAAGGTACAATACGGTCCGGCGATCGAATAACCTGTACTGCACAGAGGCTGGAAATTATAGCGAGTCCTGTATGCAACCGACATCCAATGCAACTTGGAAAACTCTGCAAGTGGGCTGGCAAGCTCTAACCGGTCTGATCTGTCCGCCAGAATGCCACTGGTGCCAATGCCCCGTACCTAGTGGCGATGGGCTGTGTAGCGAGTGCCGGCAACGTCTGGTCGCGGAGTACTACCATTGCCAACGCTGTGCGACCCCCCTGCCGAGCGTGGTCCCCAATCGAGACTGTTTTCGCTGTCGCAACATGGACTGGAAATTCAGAAAGATCATCGCCTTGGGCCCCTACCGAGGTAGATTGCGCGAGGCGGCGATCCTGATGAAAAAGAACAGCGCGGAACGCTTTCGGCAATATGCAGGCCGCCTGCTGGCTGAGCGTCTCAGGCAGGTCGAACTGGTGGCTGCGCAACCGAAGGGGAAACTGGCAAATGGACTCGCCGCCCCCTTAGTCGTTCCAGTTCCCAACTACTGGAGTCACCCCTTCGCCCGAACGGCCAATACCGCCGCTTCGCTGGCCCAAGCCATTTCGGACCGCCTGGACTGGCCGCTCAACACCCGGGCGGTCAGTCGCGTGCGCAAAACCGCCAAGCAGGGGATGCTGTCCTGGACCGAGCGCAAATTGAATGTGCGAGGGGCGTTCAAGCTACGAACGGCGGATGCCTTCGCTGGCAAACATGTGTTTCTAATCGATGATGTGCTAACCAGCGGAGCTACGGCAGCGGAATTGGCTAGAATCATACTCAAAGGGGGGGCACGTCAAGTCGATGTGGCGGTCGTGGCGCGGGGAACAGGGGCCCGAGAGGTTCCCCAGGCACCGCTTCCAGCAGGCTAGCGACTTCGGTATTTTCGCCTATGCTACTTGCTTGAAACTTGTTCAGTGGGCCCCATACACAGAAATTGCTTGAGCCGAGAACGCCATGGATAGCGACAATTTATTGGATGAAGCCATTCCCAAACCACGCTCAAGCTGGCAGCGAGCCATCTGGCGCGGTTCGAGCATTATTGCCCCGCCACTGGTCACCCTATTGCTGCTGATCTGGATTGCCAGTGCGGTGGAGCAGTATGTACTGCTTCCCCTTGAATCGGGTGCCCGCACACTCCTGGTGTGGACAACTAGCGACGTCTTGCTGAGCCCTCCGGAGCCCTCGCAACTGGCCGTGGAGGATCAACCTGAAAAAGGGTTCGAGTATGGCGGCCTGGACTACGTGCAAGCCCCCCTGGGTGGTAAGTTCTTGCCAGAATATGTGGTGCAGTGGGTAAACCACCGCCTCGATATGCTGCCGATCGAAATGCAGAATCCAAGATCGGCTCAGAACTATTACCATGCCTACATCAAACTCAGGTACATGCCGCGATGGTTTACCATTCCCCTACTACTGCTGGTACTCCTGAGCGTTCTGTATTTTGTGGGGCGATTTCTGGCTGCGGGAGTTGGCCGCTTTTTCGTCACTGCGTTTGAACGCATCATTCATCAGTTGCCCATCGTTCGCAATCTCTATTCGTCCGTCAAGCAAGTTACCGACTTCGTACTCAGCGAACGGGAAATCGAGTTTACGCGAGTGGTCGCGGTCGAATACCCACGCGTAGGCATCTGGTCGCTAGGCTTTGTGACCAGCGACAGCCTGCCACAACTCAAAGACGCCCTCAATGAGGAAATGGTCGCCATCTTCATTCCGACCTCTCCCATGCCGATGACAGGCTTCACTATCAATGTGCGCAAGCGAGACGTTGTGGATCTAGAGCTAACCATTGACCAGGCGATTCAATTCATTGTCAGCTGCGGCGTAGTATGCCCGCCCACTGCCGCAGCTCGTCTGCGGTCTGGTGGCCGTCCACTCCTGAAACAATCCTCTGGAACTCCCCCTGTTTCCAAACAGGAGGACTAGGACTTGTGTTAGAATCGAGCCCCTCAGAGCTAGCCTAGGGAAAGGCATCCCCCGGCGATGCGGTGCGTGCTGCCAAGCGTAGTGCACTGCCCCAATCATTGAGCTACAGCTCCATTTCCGGAGCGTTTCCCAATTACCTGCCCCTAATCAACAGAGCCCACGTCCAATATGCACAGAATGTTAACCGCTATTGCACTAGCACTTGGAACTTGTTCCCTAACCCTAGCTGCCAAACCAACGGCCACGAGCTTTGGCAAAACCGAGTCGGGGAAGGATGTAGAACTGTACACATTGACCAACGACGCTGGCGCAATCGTCAAAGTCATGACGCATGGCGCCACGCTGGTGCAGCTCCAGGTACCCGATCGCGAGGGGCAAGTTGAGGACATCATCTTCGGTTTTGATGATGTGACGGGATACGAAAGTGCCGCCAATCAGTATTTCGGCTGCACCGCAGGGCGCGTGGCGAATCGGATTGCCAAGGGAATGTTTACTCTGGATGGCAAAGATTACACCTTAGCTGTTAACAATGAGCCCAATGCGCTGCACGGTGGTGTAGAACGAAGTCTGGACAAAGTGGAATGGGCGGCTCAACCGTTTGAAAACGAACGCGGTCAAGGCGTCGCGTTCAGCTACAGTAGTCCCGATGGTGAAGAGGGCTATCCTGGCAAGCTCGACTTGGTCGTGACCTACGCGTTGGCCAAGGACAAAAATGCGTTGACGATTCGCTACACCGCCGAAACCGACGCAGCCACTCCCATCAATCTAACCAATCATGCTTACTTCAATTTGGCAGGGCAAGGCAGCCCCACGATTCTGGACCACCGCATTCGCATCAATGCAGACAGTTACACTCCAGTTGATGAGACGCTGATTCCCACAGGTGAGATCAAGTCGGTAGAAGGCTCTCCCTTTGACCTCCGCAAGCCAATCAAGATCGGCAAGCACATTGGCGAGCTCGTCGAGACGCCCGCCCTGGGGTACGACCACAATTTCGTACTCAACGCTCCCGAGGGAGACAAGAAACAACGCTTGGCTGCCGTTCTAACCGACAAGCAGTCGGGACGCTCCCTGCGGATCATGACCACCGAACCGGGCATTCAATTCTACTCGGGAAACTTTCTGCGAGGCGACGTGGGTAAAGGGGGTGCTGTCTACGCTCACCAGAGTGCCTGCTGTCTAGAGACTCAGCATTTCCCCGATTCGATCCATCACCCCAACTTCCCCAATACGGTGCTTAAGCCGGGTGAAAAATTCCGTTCGGCCACCGTACTCATCTTCTCGACGGTCAAGGAGTAGTTAACCATGACAGAGTCGACACCGATTGAAATCAGCGTCTCCGACGTACATCAGCAGTTGTCCGCCAATGACATCGTCCTGATCGATTGCCGCGAACCCGACGAATGGGACGCCGCACACATTGAAGGGGCGATACTGCTGCCGATGAGCCAATGGCAACAGGCTGGGGAAAAGCTCGCAGAACTTTCCGGCAAGCCTGTCGTCGTCCATTGCCATCACGGCGGACGCAGCCTGCGTGTCACCCACTGGTTGCGCGAGAACGGATTCCCCGAAGCTCGCAATATGACTGGCGGTATCGACGCTTGGAGCCAGGAAATCGACCCTAGCGTCGCACGCTATTGACTTCCTCCAAGCATGGCCGAGGCGGGGAACTTGCGGTCAGAAAAGGGGGGAGGACGATGACTCGAGACGCTGTGCCGTACCCGCGGGAGGGCCTCCATCCGCTTTGGAGTACGATCCGGTCCGATCTGGAGTAACGCACAGGCTGGAGAGTCCATGAACTTTCGCATCCCCAGCAACGCACGCGCACCCTCATGCACTTCGGTTGCCGTGCAGTACGATCACGTCTGCTACAATTATTGTTAGCTGGTGCAGCCACCTCGCATTCTTGCTGGTGTTGCCACGCGGCTGGAAATCAATTTTGCCTCTAACGGAGTACGATTCGCATGTTTGCTGGTATCACCTTCCCCCGCCTGTTGCTCATCGGGTGCATCATCGCCAGTAGCCACACCGCCCGCGCCTTCGATGAGACGCCGACGACCTCTCCTCAGATCGAAGCCGCAGATGAGCAATCACTAGGCATGCCGTTGGTATTTAGCGAAGATTTTGAGCATGGATCCGATCGCTGGGAGACCACCGACGCGACAGCTTGGACACTCAACGAATACAAGCCAGGCAACCATTCCTTCGGCCTGAATCGTCGTCAGAGCAATTACGAACCCAAGGTGCGTAGCCCTTACAATATTGCGTTGATCAAGGATATTGAGCTGGAGGATGTGGTACTGATCTATGACGTTCGAAGCACTAAGGACACTGGAAATCACCGAGATTGCTGTACGTTTTTCTGTCATCAAGATGCGGAACATTTCTATTACGTCCACATGGGCGCCAAACCGGACCCGGCCAGCGGGCAGATCATGATTGTGAACGCGGAGCCGCGCCGCCCTTTAACGGAAAACAAGAAGCTCGTCGCTTGGGATGACCAGTGGCATACAATTAAGCTTGTTCGCAAGAGTGCAGAAGGAACCATCGAGATCTACTTTGATGACATGGAAACACCGCACATGAAAGCTACCGATACAACTTTTGGCAAAGGACGCATTGGCATCGGTTCGTTCGATGACATGAACGAGTTCGACAACATTCGTCTTTATGGTCAGTGATGCGAACCCTAGTTGGGCTCGCACTTCTGTTGATCGTTGGTCTGCTGTTTGGGGCCAGCTTGCTGGTTTACGCGGCCTACGTCATGTTCGCCGTATTTTGGATTAGCCGCTACCTGACGCAACGCTGGACTCAAGCACTCGTAGCAACCCGGACCGTATCCGCTCAGCAAATTGATGTGGAGCAAACGATCTCGGTTCAGCTCCGAATCGATAACCGCGATTCTTGGTCGGTATTTTGGGTACTGCTGGAGGAGATTCTACCAGCGGCAGCACTGCTGGGTCCGCCACCGGCGCTGAAAGTCGAAGGCAGCCCACTCCGCCTGTCGAATGTGCCCGCGCATAGCAGCCGTGTCATGTCCTACCGCATTCAAGGCTTGCGGCGAGGCTACTTCCCCATTGGACCGGCAGTTGCAGAGACGGGAGATTTGCTCGGCTTGCACCGTCGCTTCCGGACATTGGCTGAGCCCTTTTACCTGCTGGTGCTCCCCAAGTTGATCCCCTTGGATGGCTATGACGTTGCCTCTCGACGCCCTGTCGGGGAAGTGAAGGTTAGCTATCGATTGCTAGAGGACTCGACCATGATATCGGGGATTCGCAAGTACCAGACAGGAGATCCTCTCCGCAGTATTCATTGGCGGGCTACCGCTCGCACCGGACAACTGCAGTCCAAGCAGTATCAGCCCACCAGCGTGGCCGGCGCTAACCTTGTGCTGGACATGCACGTTGAATCGAATCCAGACCACCATGAGCCCGTGCGCACTGATTTAGCGGTGACGGCTGCGGCCTC
Coding sequences within it:
- a CDS encoding rhodanese-like domain-containing protein, with protein sequence MTESTPIEISVSDVHQQLSANDIVLIDCREPDEWDAAHIEGAILLPMSQWQQAGEKLAELSGKPVVVHCHHGGRSLRVTHWLRENGFPEARNMTGGIDAWSQEIDPSVARY
- a CDS encoding aldose epimerase family protein, which produces MLTAIALALGTCSLTLAAKPTATSFGKTESGKDVELYTLTNDAGAIVKVMTHGATLVQLQVPDREGQVEDIIFGFDDVTGYESAANQYFGCTAGRVANRIAKGMFTLDGKDYTLAVNNEPNALHGGVERSLDKVEWAAQPFENERGQGVAFSYSSPDGEEGYPGKLDLVVTYALAKDKNALTIRYTAETDAATPINLTNHAYFNLAGQGSPTILDHRIRINADSYTPVDETLIPTGEIKSVEGSPFDLRKPIKIGKHIGELVETPALGYDHNFVLNAPEGDKKQRLAAVLTDKQSGRSLRIMTTEPGIQFYSGNFLRGDVGKGGAVYAHQSACCLETQHFPDSIHHPNFPNTVLKPGEKFRSATVLIFSTVKE
- a CDS encoding phosphoribosyltransferase family protein, whose product is MQPTSNATWKTLQVGWQALTGLICPPECHWCQCPVPSGDGLCSECRQRLVAEYYHCQRCATPLPSVVPNRDCFRCRNMDWKFRKIIALGPYRGRLREAAILMKKNSAERFRQYAGRLLAERLRQVELVAAQPKGKLANGLAAPLVVPVPNYWSHPFARTANTAASLAQAISDRLDWPLNTRAVSRVRKTAKQGMLSWTERKLNVRGAFKLRTADAFAGKHVFLIDDVLTSGATAAELARIILKGGARQVDVAVVARGTGAREVPQAPLPAG
- a CDS encoding DUF502 domain-containing protein: MDSDNLLDEAIPKPRSSWQRAIWRGSSIIAPPLVTLLLLIWIASAVEQYVLLPLESGARTLLVWTTSDVLLSPPEPSQLAVEDQPEKGFEYGGLDYVQAPLGGKFLPEYVVQWVNHRLDMLPIEMQNPRSAQNYYHAYIKLRYMPRWFTIPLLLLVLLSVLYFVGRFLAAGVGRFFVTAFERIIHQLPIVRNLYSSVKQVTDFVLSEREIEFTRVVAVEYPRVGIWSLGFVTSDSLPQLKDALNEEMVAIFIPTSPMPMTGFTINVRKRDVVDLELTIDQAIQFIVSCGVVCPPTAAARLRSGGRPLLKQSSGTPPVSKQED
- a CDS encoding radical SAM protein; amino-acid sequence: MQSLPQLDRRSIESLRPSVLRPAAGATPLDAVWEREAADKLGKQVDVQTIFLRGSECQFRCLMCDLWKFTHEQATPTGVLPAQIDTAMAQLQADMQGTPTSEQWVKLYNASNFFSTFNVPQDDLPRIAEQVAPFHRVVVENHPRLIGRPVAEFAQQINGQLEVAMGLETIHPEVLPALNKQMTTADFQRACQWLLSHQIDIRTFILLRPPGLSEEEGVQWCSRSIDFANEAGVRHISVIPVRGGNGALEMLQQRGMFTPPTARSLELVMQRHVANSQAILTVDLWDWDKLSGHCPACSPLRREALYQANLSQSFSSKLLQCATCDSP
- a CDS encoding DUF58 domain-containing protein, with product MRTLVGLALLLIVGLLFGASLLVYAAYVMFAVFWISRYLTQRWTQALVATRTVSAQQIDVEQTISVQLRIDNRDSWSVFWVLLEEILPAAALLGPPPALKVEGSPLRLSNVPAHSSRVMSYRIQGLRRGYFPIGPAVAETGDLLGLHRRFRTLAEPFYLLVLPKLIPLDGYDVASRRPVGEVKVSYRLLEDSTMISGIRKYQTGDPLRSIHWRATARTGQLQSKQYQPTSVAGANLVLDMHVESNPDHHEPVRTDLAVTAAASICHTLLQVQQQFGVVSNGRDAVDRLAQRTPLLKSQSQEFESIAAARSSVVMRRKSERLRPVVLPAARGPEHFTQCHQTLARLERTDGLPLEDLLIETQSRLARDATVFVILQEVTETAALALGLLVRQGYSVAAIVNNYENDAFEIALSRLLAQRIAVYHLLNEESIPSICKDLVLRY